Proteins found in one Candidatus Methylomirabilota bacterium genomic segment:
- a CDS encoding xanthine dehydrogenase family protein molybdopterin-binding subunit, with protein sequence MLVGSSPKRKEDARLVTGRGRYVDDLSMPGLLHLALARSPHAHARIVSIDRAPALAVNGVVAVLTREDMPELAASIPPLVPEPRGRAYVNPALAAGRVRHVGEAVAIVVAVDPYVAADAVERLPIEYEALPAAVTVDAAAAPGAPRVTEEWPDNVASVSAGATGDPARGFAEADVVVSARLAYPRVAGMPLETRGVLAAVDPIAGDLTVWTSTQVPFAVRAAIAPVVGLPEERIRVLAPDIGGGFGVKGHVYAEDMLVPAVARRLGRPVKWVETRHEHFLSAAADRDQAHEARLGVTRDGRIVALETAFTRDHGVAPVLGEAITLNTINHLPGPYRVPHYRGSGRNVLTHKTFAAAYRGAGRPEAAFVLDRLLDRAARALAMDPAELRRRNLICPEDMPCPTGLTYRDGAPIIYDPADYPAAFERLLTTLDYAGWRAKQPARRGSTRPIGIGLSAYVEGTGLGPFEGADVRVDPEGTIFVDLGVCAQGQGHETTLAQICADALGAPLESVVVRGGDTRLVGFGMGTIASRVAAVAGPAVARSAGEVAARARLVAGEMLECAPEDVVLAEGRVHVKGLPGRSLSLGQVARAAVRSPALAGTGTPGLGACAFFYPGTVTWAFGVQGAVVEVDVEDGRVQLLAYAALHDCGRPINPAIVEGQLHGGLAQGIGTALGEALLYDESGQLLTGTFMDYPLPRADELPAFDVTHMDFPSSVNPLGIKGVGESGVIAPAAAIANAVEDALADRGVRIDRVPLTPARVHELLRNP encoded by the coding sequence GTGCTCGTCGGCTCGTCCCCGAAGCGCAAGGAAGACGCCCGCCTCGTCACCGGTCGCGGCCGCTATGTCGACGATCTCTCGATGCCCGGGCTGCTCCATCTCGCCCTGGCGCGCAGCCCGCACGCGCACGCGCGCATCGTGAGCATCGACCGCGCCCCCGCGCTCGCGGTGAACGGTGTCGTGGCCGTGCTCACGCGCGAGGACATGCCGGAGCTGGCCGCCTCGATCCCGCCTCTCGTGCCGGAGCCGCGCGGCCGCGCCTACGTGAATCCGGCGCTCGCGGCCGGCCGGGTACGCCACGTGGGCGAGGCGGTGGCCATCGTGGTGGCGGTGGATCCCTATGTGGCTGCCGACGCCGTCGAGCGGCTGCCGATCGAGTACGAGGCGCTGCCGGCGGCGGTGACGGTGGATGCGGCCGCCGCGCCGGGTGCGCCCCGTGTCACCGAGGAGTGGCCCGACAACGTGGCCAGCGTGAGCGCGGGCGCGACCGGCGATCCGGCGCGGGGCTTCGCCGAGGCCGACGTGGTCGTGAGCGCGCGCCTCGCGTATCCGCGTGTGGCGGGGATGCCGCTGGAGACGCGCGGGGTACTCGCGGCGGTCGACCCGATCGCCGGGGACCTCACCGTGTGGACCTCGACGCAGGTGCCGTTCGCCGTGCGTGCCGCCATCGCGCCAGTGGTCGGCCTGCCCGAGGAGCGGATCCGCGTGCTCGCGCCCGATATCGGCGGGGGATTCGGCGTGAAGGGGCATGTGTACGCCGAGGACATGCTGGTCCCCGCGGTGGCGCGCCGGCTGGGGCGCCCCGTCAAGTGGGTGGAGACCCGGCACGAGCATTTCCTGTCCGCCGCCGCCGATCGCGATCAAGCGCACGAGGCGCGGCTCGGCGTGACCCGTGACGGCCGCATCGTGGCCCTGGAGACCGCGTTCACGCGCGACCACGGCGTCGCGCCCGTGCTCGGCGAGGCCATCACGCTGAACACGATCAACCATCTGCCCGGGCCGTATCGGGTCCCGCACTATCGCGGGAGCGGCCGCAACGTCCTCACTCACAAGACCTTCGCAGCGGCCTACCGCGGCGCGGGGCGGCCCGAGGCGGCGTTCGTGCTCGACCGCCTGCTCGATCGCGCCGCACGCGCCCTCGCCATGGACCCCGCCGAGCTCCGGCGGCGCAACCTGATCTGTCCGGAGGACATGCCGTGCCCGACCGGGCTCACCTACCGTGACGGCGCGCCGATCATCTACGACCCGGCGGACTATCCGGCGGCCTTCGAGCGCCTCCTCACGACCCTGGACTACGCGGGCTGGCGGGCCAAGCAGCCGGCGCGGCGCGGGAGCACGCGCCCCATCGGCATCGGGCTCAGCGCGTACGTCGAGGGCACCGGGCTCGGTCCCTTCGAGGGCGCGGACGTGAGGGTCGATCCCGAGGGCACGATCTTCGTGGATCTCGGGGTGTGCGCCCAGGGGCAAGGGCACGAGACCACGCTGGCCCAGATCTGCGCCGACGCGCTGGGCGCGCCGCTCGAATCCGTGGTGGTGCGCGGCGGCGACACGCGGCTCGTGGGCTTCGGCATGGGGACGATCGCCAGCCGCGTGGCCGCGGTCGCCGGCCCCGCGGTGGCGCGCTCGGCAGGAGAGGTCGCCGCGCGCGCGCGACTCGTCGCGGGCGAGATGCTCGAGTGCGCACCGGAAGACGTGGTCCTGGCCGAGGGTCGCGTGCACGTCAAGGGCCTGCCGGGGCGCAGCCTCTCGCTCGGCCAGGTGGCGCGGGCGGCGGTGCGCAGCCCCGCCTTGGCGGGGACGGGGACGCCGGGGCTCGGCGCGTGCGCCTTCTTCTATCCGGGCACGGTGACGTGGGCGTTCGGCGTGCAGGGCGCCGTCGTCGAGGTGGACGTCGAGGACGGGCGCGTGCAGCTCCTCGCCTATGCGGCGCTACACGATTGCGGACGGCCCATCAATCCCGCGATCGTGGAGGGCCAGCTCCACGGCGGGCTCGCCCAGGGGATCGGCACGGCGCTGGGCGAGGCCCTGCTCTACGACGAGTCCGGGCAGCTTCTCACCGGGACCTTCATGGACTATCCCCTGCCGCGCGCCGACGAGCTGCCCGCGTTCGACGTGACCCACATGGACTTTCCCTCGAGCGTCAATCCGCTGGGGATCAAGGGCGTCGGCGAGAGCGGCGTGATCGCGCCCGCCGCCGCCATCGCCAACGCGGTGGAGGATGCTCTCGCCGACCGCGGGGTCCGGATCGATCGGGTTCCCCTCACGCCGGCGCGAGTCCACGAGCTCCTCCGCAATCCTTGA
- a CDS encoding cupin domain-containing protein, with protein sequence MDDALERLLRQQVARFTDRRGDWDAFADARVEGFRRAQHRFIGSGASGKADASVVPAQHFTLSVMFVPPGQGNAAHTHEVEEVFFILEGKVLVFIEDGAGGRAETVLGPWDCISCPANVIHGFQNVGLEPAYLQVMLGKAKPDLMTYADASLQSRRDEHLQSARPPA encoded by the coding sequence ATGGACGACGCGCTCGAGCGCTTGCTCCGCCAGCAGGTCGCCCGCTTCACGGATCGGCGCGGTGACTGGGACGCCTTTGCCGACGCGCGCGTCGAAGGGTTCCGTCGCGCCCAGCATCGCTTCATCGGAAGCGGGGCCTCGGGCAAGGCCGACGCCTCGGTCGTTCCGGCCCAGCACTTCACGCTCAGCGTGATGTTCGTGCCCCCCGGGCAGGGCAATGCCGCGCATACGCACGAGGTGGAGGAAGTGTTCTTCATCCTCGAGGGCAAGGTCCTGGTGTTCATCGAGGACGGCGCGGGCGGACGCGCGGAGACCGTGCTGGGTCCGTGGGATTGCATCTCCTGCCCGGCGAATGTCATCCACGGCTTCCAGAACGTGGGGCTCGAGCCCGCCTATCTCCAGGTGATGCTGGGCAAGGCCAAGCCCGACCTCATGACCTACGCCGATGCCTCGCTCCAGTCTCGCCGCGACGAGCATCTGCAGTCCGCGCGGCCCCCCGCCTAG